The Candidatus Parvarchaeota archaeon genome contains a region encoding:
- the ftsZ gene encoding cell division protein FtsZ, with amino-acid sequence MIANESTTNVMASQIAQAGGASAALGQQAPAQASGQVVGVSQVVGGQGTGVAPVVNQLEQNKILISDEDAELLKFIEQTKPKIYVVGAGGSGCNTQNRMREVGIDGVKFIAMNTDVQHLVKMRADKKILLGKTVTKGMGAGSNPKIGEKAAEESKEEIKAALSDATMVFIACGMGGGTGTGSAHIIAEAAKQAGALTIAVVTLPFKSEGRTRMENAIEGLNKLRKHADTVIVIPNDKLLLIAPDLPLNTAFKVCDEVLTGSVKGIAELVTKAGLVNLDYADLRTILSSAGCAVVGIGESTIEAKPDQRALVAIETALNSPLLDVDTTSADRALINVVGGDDMTLKEAEFIVSEVSKRISPASHIIWGARIEKNMQKSSLRVLVVLAGAKFPQYKVEEPGKPVTVEDLDLDLIN; translated from the coding sequence TCACAAGTTGTAGGCGGGCAGGGGACAGGGGTTGCGCCTGTTGTCAACCAACTTGAGCAAAACAAGATACTGATATCCGATGAGGATGCAGAGCTTCTGAAATTCATTGAGCAGACAAAGCCAAAAATCTACGTTGTAGGCGCAGGCGGCAGCGGCTGCAACACGCAAAACCGGATGCGCGAGGTCGGCATTGACGGGGTAAAATTCATCGCCATGAACACGGACGTGCAGCATCTTGTAAAAATGAGGGCAGACAAAAAGATACTTCTTGGGAAGACTGTGACAAAGGGCATGGGCGCAGGCTCAAACCCAAAGATTGGGGAGAAGGCTGCAGAGGAGAGCAAGGAGGAAATCAAGGCAGCCCTGTCTGATGCGACCATGGTCTTCATTGCCTGCGGCATGGGCGGGGGCACTGGAACCGGAAGCGCGCACATAATTGCCGAGGCTGCAAAGCAGGCAGGCGCACTTACAATTGCAGTAGTTACTCTGCCATTCAAGTCTGAGGGCAGGACAAGGATGGAAAATGCGATAGAGGGCCTGAACAAGCTAAGAAAGCACGCCGACACCGTGATAGTCATCCCAAACGACAAGTTGCTTTTGATTGCGCCTGACTTGCCGCTGAACACCGCATTCAAGGTTTGCGACGAGGTGCTGACAGGCTCGGTCAAGGGAATTGCAGAGCTTGTTACAAAAGCAGGGCTTGTGAACCTGGACTATGCTGACTTGAGGACAATACTTAGCAGCGCAGGATGTGCGGTTGTGGGAATAGGCGAATCCACGATAGAGGCAAAGCCCGACCAGCGCGCACTTGTTGCAATTGAGACTGCCCTTAACTCGCCGCTTCTGGACGTTGACACCACAAGTGCCGACAGGGCGCTTATAAACGTGGTTGGCGGAGATGACATGACACTCAAGGAGGCCGAGTTCATTGTCTCAGAAGTCTCAAAGAGGATAAGCCCCGCATCTCACATAATTTGGGGGGCGAGAATTGAGAAAAACATGCAAAAGTCATCCCTTAGGGTGCTTGTGGTCCTCGCAGGCGCAAAATTCCCGCAGTACAAAGTTGAGGAGCCTGGAAAGCCAGTCACTGTTGAGGATTTGGATTTGGACCTAATAAATTAG
- the secE gene encoding preprotein translocase subunit SecE (subunit gamma; forms heterotrimeric complex in the membrane; consists of alpha (SecY) which forms the channel pore and gamma (SecE) subunits; the beta subunit is not essential; in bacteria translocation is driven via the SecA ATPase while in archaea this step is unknown): MLGFASDMFQKAQRVLNVSYRPRQQEWARMAKITGIGIVAAGIFGAVLSKLLELIYL, encoded by the coding sequence ATGCTGGGTTTTGCTTCTGACATGTTCCAAAAGGCGCAAAGGGTGCTCAATGTCTCCTACAGGCCGCGGCAGCAGGAGTGGGCAAGAATGGCAAAAATAACAGGCATCGGGATTGTGGCTGCAGGAATCTTCGGGGCTGTGCTGTCAAAGCTTTTGGAGCTGATATATCTATAG
- a CDS encoding transcription elongation factor Spt5, with translation MLFAYRVTAGQERIVAEMLAKKLAKEKLPIYAVALFEDLRGYLLVEAQDEVTVRQAGLKIPHIKGVLAKPMNTSDVDSLIEAAKPAVASFAKGDIVELVSGPFKGERAKIMRIDENHETVTVELTEVAVPIPVTIKAEIIKLYQKASDAAS, from the coding sequence ATGTTGTTTGCGTACAGGGTGACTGCTGGACAGGAGAGGATTGTTGCGGAGATGCTTGCAAAAAAGCTTGCAAAGGAAAAGCTTCCAATCTACGCAGTTGCGCTATTTGAGGATTTGAGGGGGTACCTTCTTGTCGAGGCGCAGGATGAGGTGACAGTAAGGCAGGCGGGATTGAAAATACCACACATAAAAGGCGTTCTTGCAAAGCCGATGAACACGTCCGACGTGGACTCTCTTATAGAGGCTGCAAAGCCTGCAGTGGCCTCGTTTGCAAAAGGCGACATTGTGGAGCTTGTCTCAGGGCCGTTCAAAGGGGAGCGGGCAAAGATTATGCGCATTGATGAAAACCACGAGACTGTAACTGTGGAGCTTACTGAAGTCGCAGTGCCAATCCCTGTGACAATCAAGGCGGAGATAATCAAGCTTTACCAAAAGGCCTCTGATGCCGCAAGCTAG